A window of the Cystobacter fuscus genome harbors these coding sequences:
- a CDS encoding FTR1 family protein: MKRTGLLLLSLLLAAPLATAAESESEARTWHRLVGILQYLQADYPAAVESRSDFELAEQRSFIAEATDAARELGRPGETFLARLEEIKARVDKAEDPEGVSQDCGALVEDLVLAGGLARSPRVPPDLKVGERVYLESCAACHGADGRAEVPIARTMEPVPTNFHDPEVMGGLTPYKAFNTVGFGVPGTPMPGFPTLNEEERWGLAFYLFTLRQPACDAVPPRVSLEKLANSTDNELVQAYGQEHLACLRRKMPDVDEERGLLVTREYVEQALKLGASGDMLGARNALLDAYLKGLEPVEVTLRARNPDLVLKLEKAFLDTRVAAERKSPHLQDEGRVLLSLLDEARRDSGETMSFLSVIWITLLILLREGFEATIIIAALLAMLRKMQAPEYARVVHLGWVSALVVGALAFIFGRHLMNGANREMLEGIAGLVAVAMLLYAALWLNARANMSKFMGELREKMKGALGRGSMMGLFAIAFTSALRESVETAIFLQGLALDSASGVAWGCAAGAVALTVLVLFVNRVGYKLPMKTLFKASTVLLVTTAVILLGKAIRALQEVALVPIHPIRFVTIDLLGIYPDAMSLIPQAVLTAIPLALLIIKRRGGGAASLADASSQAEAQAGK; encoded by the coding sequence GTGAAGCGCACCGGTCTACTGCTGCTGTCCCTGCTGCTCGCGGCGCCGTTGGCCACCGCCGCCGAGAGCGAGTCCGAAGCGCGCACCTGGCACCGCCTGGTGGGCATTCTGCAATACCTGCAGGCCGACTACCCGGCGGCGGTGGAGTCCAGGTCGGACTTCGAGCTGGCCGAGCAGCGCAGCTTCATCGCCGAGGCCACCGACGCGGCGCGCGAGCTGGGACGCCCGGGAGAGACGTTCCTCGCGCGGCTGGAGGAGATCAAGGCCCGGGTGGACAAGGCCGAGGATCCCGAGGGCGTCAGCCAGGACTGCGGGGCGCTGGTGGAGGACCTGGTGCTCGCGGGGGGACTGGCGCGCAGCCCGCGGGTGCCGCCGGACCTGAAGGTGGGCGAGCGGGTCTACCTGGAGAGCTGTGCGGCCTGTCACGGCGCGGACGGGCGCGCGGAGGTGCCCATCGCCCGGACGATGGAGCCCGTCCCCACCAACTTCCATGATCCCGAGGTGATGGGCGGGCTCACGCCCTACAAGGCCTTCAACACGGTGGGCTTCGGCGTACCGGGCACGCCCATGCCGGGCTTCCCCACCCTGAACGAGGAGGAGCGCTGGGGCCTGGCCTTCTATCTCTTCACGCTCCGCCAGCCCGCGTGTGACGCCGTCCCGCCGCGCGTGTCGCTGGAGAAGCTCGCCAACTCCACGGACAACGAGCTCGTCCAGGCCTACGGGCAGGAGCACCTCGCGTGCCTGCGCCGCAAGATGCCCGACGTGGACGAGGAGCGCGGCCTGCTGGTGACGCGCGAGTACGTGGAACAGGCGCTCAAGCTGGGCGCCTCCGGCGACATGCTGGGCGCGCGCAACGCGCTCCTGGACGCCTACCTCAAGGGACTGGAGCCGGTGGAGGTGACGCTCCGGGCGCGCAACCCCGACCTGGTGCTCAAGCTGGAGAAGGCCTTCCTGGACACGCGCGTGGCCGCCGAGCGCAAGAGCCCGCACCTCCAGGACGAGGGCCGTGTCCTCCTGTCGCTGCTGGACGAGGCGCGCCGGGACAGTGGCGAGACGATGAGCTTCCTGTCCGTCATCTGGATCACCCTGCTCATCCTGCTGCGCGAGGGCTTCGAGGCGACCATCATCATCGCCGCGCTGCTGGCGATGCTGCGCAAGATGCAGGCGCCCGAGTACGCGCGCGTGGTGCACCTGGGCTGGGTGTCCGCGCTGGTGGTGGGGGCGCTCGCCTTCATCTTCGGCCGGCACCTGATGAACGGGGCCAACCGCGAGATGCTCGAGGGCATCGCCGGGCTCGTGGCGGTGGCGATGCTGCTGTACGCGGCGCTGTGGCTCAACGCGCGCGCCAACATGAGCAAGTTCATGGGCGAGCTGCGCGAGAAGATGAAGGGCGCGCTGGGCCGCGGCAGCATGATGGGCCTGTTCGCCATCGCCTTCACCTCGGCGCTGCGCGAGAGCGTGGAGACGGCCATCTTCCTGCAAGGGCTCGCGCTCGACTCGGCGTCGGGCGTGGCCTGGGGGTGCGCCGCGGGCGCGGTGGCGCTCACCGTGCTCGTCCTCTTCGTCAACCGCGTGGGCTACAAGCTGCCCATGAAGACGCTCTTCAAGGCGTCCACCGTGCTGCTGGTGACCACCGCCGTCATCCTCCTGGGCAAGGCGATCCGCGCGCTCCAGGAGGTGGCCCTGGTGCCCATCCACCCCATCCGCTTCGTCACCATCGATCTGCTCGGCATCTACCCCGACGCCATGTCGCTCATCCCCCAGGCGGTGCTCACCGCCATTCCGCTCGCCCTGCTCATCATCAAGCGGCGCGGCGGCGGAGCGGCGAGCCTGGCGGACGCCTCGTCCCAGGCCGAGGCTCAGGCCGGGAAGTAG
- a CDS encoding thymidylate synthase: MTPYLALLEHVLHHGTKKSDRTGTGTLSVFGHQMRFDLTRGFPLVTTKKLHLKSIIHELLWMLAGGTNVHALQAHGVTIWDEWADAEGNLGPIYGHQWRSWSTPDGGAIDQMTQLVEGLKKNPDSRRHLVSAWNVADLGAMKLPPCHILFQFYVANGRLSCQLYQRSADIFLGLPFNIASYALLTMMVAQVTGLEAHEFIHTSGDAHLYLNHVEQAREQLQREPRPLPRMTLNPAVRSLFDFKYEDFTLSGYEPHPAIKAPVAV, from the coding sequence ATGACACCCTACCTCGCCCTGCTCGAGCACGTCCTGCATCACGGCACGAAGAAGAGCGACCGCACCGGCACCGGCACGCTGAGTGTCTTCGGCCATCAGATGCGCTTCGATCTCACACGGGGCTTCCCCCTGGTGACGACGAAGAAGCTCCACCTCAAGTCCATCATCCACGAGCTCTTGTGGATGCTCGCGGGCGGCACGAACGTGCATGCGCTCCAGGCGCACGGCGTCACCATCTGGGACGAGTGGGCCGACGCCGAGGGCAACCTCGGCCCCATCTACGGCCACCAGTGGCGCTCCTGGTCCACGCCCGACGGGGGCGCCATCGATCAGATGACCCAGCTCGTCGAGGGGCTGAAGAAGAACCCCGACTCGCGGCGTCACCTGGTGAGCGCGTGGAACGTGGCGGACCTGGGCGCCATGAAGCTGCCGCCCTGTCACATCCTGTTCCAGTTCTACGTGGCCAACGGGCGGCTGTCCTGCCAGCTCTACCAGCGCAGCGCGGACATCTTCCTGGGCCTGCCCTTCAACATCGCCTCCTACGCCCTGCTGACGATGATGGTGGCGCAGGTGACGGGGCTCGAGGCCCATGAGTTCATCCACACCTCGGGCGACGCGCACCTGTACCTCAACCACGTGGAGCAGGCACGCGAGCAGCTCCAGCGCGAGCCCCGACCCCTGCCCCGGATGACGCTCAATCCGGCCGTCCGCTCGCTCTTCGACTTCAAGTACGAGGACTTCACACTCAGTGGGTACGAGCCCCACCCCGCCATCAAGGCACCGGTGGCCGTATGA
- a CDS encoding dihydrofolate reductase, with protein sequence MMLSAIVAMASNRCIGRDNTLPWRLPADLQRFKRLTLGHTLLMGRKTYESIGRPLPGRTMLVVTRQHGWAPAGIEVAHSLEEALARARGDEVFLAGGAQLYEQAMDRVRRLYLTRIDREYEGDTFFPAVDLSTWRLTAEESHPATDTTPPFAFLTYER encoded by the coding sequence ATGATGCTGTCGGCCATCGTGGCGATGGCGTCCAACCGCTGCATCGGCCGGGACAACACCCTGCCCTGGCGTCTGCCGGCGGACCTCCAGCGCTTCAAGCGGCTCACCCTGGGACACACGCTCCTCATGGGCCGCAAGACGTACGAGTCCATCGGCCGGCCGCTGCCCGGCAGGACGATGCTCGTGGTGACGCGTCAACACGGTTGGGCCCCCGCGGGCATCGAGGTGGCGCACTCGCTGGAGGAGGCCCTCGCGCGGGCACGCGGCGACGAGGTCTTCCTCGCCGGGGGCGCGCAGCTCTACGAGCAGGCGATGGACCGGGTGCGTCGGCTGTACCTCACGCGCATCGATCGCGAGTACGAGGGCGACACCTTCTTTCCCGCCGTGGACCTGTCCACCTGGCGCCTCACCGCCGAGGAGTCCCACCCGGCCACCGACACCACGCCACCCTTCGCCTTCCTCACCTACGAGCGGTGA
- a CDS encoding MBL fold metallo-hydrolase → MSETIAGAPPPPPVAVPRLASVVVPYRRTPTGVELFWVKREKALAFAGGFYAFPGGKVDKADAAVPVRGASGQEAALRAAAARELLEETGVLVAEGAERLSAEEVTALRRALLAGESWGALLERHGLVLRAEDFPAAGRWVTPEFAPVRFDTFFYLVEVGEGMRAEWWAGELSEAAWVTPAEALARWEVGTALLHPPAVHVLRVMARFGSREAALAELDAPPLGPDFIARRIEYHQGVRVFPVRTATLPPATHTNVYVLGNGELLLVDPGAGDEEELEGLLEMVEGLVAEGARVKAVVLTHHHGDHIGGVGAVKARLNVPLWCHARTADRVPVPTERLLEDGEVLELAGTPPQRWRVLHTPGHARGHLCLVDERTRAAVVGDMVAGVGSIVIDPPEGDMSEYLRQLARLRDWPVTTLHPAHGMAIPDGPGKLQEYLDHRAAREARIVAAVPEEGVTLEQVVERAYSETPAFLLPIAERSALAVLLKLLEEGRVREESGRYFPA, encoded by the coding sequence GCGAGAAGGCGCTCGCCTTCGCGGGCGGCTTCTATGCCTTTCCCGGCGGGAAGGTGGACAAGGCGGACGCGGCGGTGCCGGTGCGGGGGGCCTCGGGGCAGGAGGCGGCGCTGCGGGCGGCCGCGGCGCGCGAGCTGCTGGAGGAGACCGGGGTGCTGGTGGCCGAGGGCGCCGAGCGCCTCTCCGCCGAGGAGGTGACGGCGCTGCGCCGGGCGCTCCTGGCGGGCGAGTCGTGGGGAGCGCTGCTGGAGCGGCACGGGCTCGTGCTGCGGGCCGAGGACTTCCCGGCGGCGGGGCGGTGGGTGACGCCGGAGTTCGCGCCCGTGCGCTTCGACACCTTCTTCTATCTGGTGGAGGTGGGCGAGGGGATGCGGGCGGAGTGGTGGGCCGGGGAGCTGTCGGAGGCGGCGTGGGTGACGCCGGCCGAGGCGCTGGCTCGCTGGGAGGTGGGCACGGCGCTGCTGCACCCGCCCGCGGTGCACGTGCTGCGGGTGATGGCGCGCTTCGGCTCGCGCGAGGCGGCGCTGGCGGAGCTGGACGCGCCGCCGCTCGGCCCGGACTTCATCGCGCGCCGCATCGAGTACCACCAGGGCGTGCGGGTGTTCCCCGTGCGCACGGCGACCCTGCCACCGGCCACGCATACCAACGTGTACGTGCTGGGCAATGGGGAGCTGCTGCTCGTGGACCCCGGGGCGGGGGACGAGGAAGAGCTGGAGGGGTTGCTGGAGATGGTGGAGGGGCTGGTGGCGGAAGGGGCCCGGGTGAAGGCGGTGGTGCTCACCCACCACCATGGAGACCACATCGGGGGCGTGGGCGCGGTGAAGGCGCGGCTGAACGTGCCCCTGTGGTGCCATGCGCGCACGGCGGACCGGGTGCCCGTGCCGACGGAGCGGCTCCTGGAGGACGGTGAGGTGCTGGAACTGGCGGGGACTCCGCCCCAGCGCTGGCGGGTGCTGCACACGCCGGGACACGCGCGGGGTCACCTGTGCCTGGTGGACGAGCGCACGCGCGCGGCGGTGGTGGGTGACATGGTGGCGGGCGTGGGCTCCATCGTCATCGATCCTCCCGAGGGGGACATGAGCGAGTACCTGCGGCAGCTCGCGCGGCTGCGGGACTGGCCGGTGACGACGCTGCACCCGGCGCATGGGATGGCGATTCCGGATGGGCCGGGCAAGCTCCAGGAGTACCTGGACCACCGGGCGGCGCGCGAGGCGCGCATCGTGGCGGCGGTGCCCGAGGAGGGTGTCACCCTGGAGCAGGTGGTGGAGCGCGCCTACTCGGAGACGCCCGCGTTCCTGCTGCCCATCGCGGAGCGCAGCGCCCTGGCGGTGTTGCTCAAGCTGCTCGAGGAGGGCCGGGTGCGCGAGGAGTCCGGTCGCTACTTCCCGGCCTGA